One segment of Verrucomicrobiota bacterium DNA contains the following:
- a CDS encoding beta-ketoacyl-[acyl-carrier-protein] synthase family protein, with protein MLFPAPTTSSPPRVVITGAGIITALGLGWRANADGFREGRVAVRPVTLFDVSRHRTKVAAEVDLPRDLPETRLTAKNARRLDRAARLLVLAAHEAWTQAGWQRYDDFPCVIGTTSGGMSMGEVYYRQAFYQPNAHRRQATRAWQYMSQTQVRQMTEALGTRGPVSILVNACASGTNALGHAFEMLRWGRAERILAGGYDALSLLVYSGFDSLQALSQTTCRPFDARRDGLAVGEGAAVLTLETLASAERRNAPILGEILGYGHAIDLHHLTQPHPEGNAALNTMTAACASARITPAEVDYVNAHGTGTVLNDGAEAQAINRWAGARAATLPVSSTKASVGHLLGAAGSVEAVIGLMALREQWLPPEVTLQTPDPICAFPIVTRPTAARVDTVLSNSFGFGGANASIILRRWV; from the coding sequence GTGCTCTTTCCCGCTCCAACTACCTCGTCGCCGCCCCGGGTCGTCATCACTGGTGCGGGCATCATTACCGCGCTCGGCCTCGGCTGGCGCGCCAATGCGGATGGTTTCCGTGAAGGCCGTGTCGCCGTTCGCCCTGTGACCCTGTTCGATGTCTCCCGCCATCGTACCAAGGTTGCTGCTGAAGTGGATTTGCCCCGCGATCTGCCCGAAACCCGGCTGACCGCCAAGAATGCGCGCCGCCTAGACCGCGCTGCCCGGCTGCTGGTGCTGGCCGCCCATGAGGCGTGGACCCAGGCCGGTTGGCAGCGCTACGACGATTTCCCCTGTGTCATCGGTACCACCAGCGGCGGCATGTCCATGGGCGAAGTCTATTATCGCCAGGCCTTTTACCAGCCTAACGCACATCGCCGCCAAGCTACCCGTGCCTGGCAATACATGTCCCAGACCCAGGTGCGCCAGATGACCGAGGCCCTTGGCACCCGTGGCCCGGTTTCCATCCTCGTCAACGCCTGTGCCTCTGGCACCAACGCCCTCGGGCACGCCTTTGAAATGTTGCGATGGGGCCGCGCCGAACGCATTTTGGCCGGCGGCTACGATGCCCTAAGCCTCCTGGTTTATTCCGGGTTTGATTCTCTGCAGGCGCTGTCTCAAACCACCTGCCGTCCCTTCGATGCCCGGCGCGATGGCCTCGCCGTGGGTGAAGGCGCGGCGGTTCTGACGCTGGAAACCCTGGCCAGCGCCGAACGCCGGAACGCGCCCATTCTTGGGGAGATTCTCGGGTATGGCCACGCGATTGATCTGCATCACCTTACCCAGCCGCATCCGGAGGGTAACGCCGCGTTGAACACCATGACCGCTGCCTGCGCCTCCGCCCGCATCACTCCGGCGGAGGTGGACTACGTCAACGCGCACGGTACTGGCACCGTCCTGAACGACGGTGCGGAAGCCCAGGCCATTAACCGTTGGGCTGGCGCGCGCGCCGCCACTTTGCCGGTCAGCTCCACCAAGGCCAGCGTCGGTCACCTGCTCGGCGCGGCCGGTTCCGTGGAGGCCGTCATCGGCCTTATGGCCCTGCGTGAACAATGGCTCCCGCCGGAGGTCACCTTGCAAACCCCTGATCCCATCTGCGCGTTTCCGATCGTCACCCGCCCCACGGCGGCCCGGGTGGATACCGTCCTTTCCAACTCGTTCGGCTTTGGCGGTGCCAATGCCAGCATCATCCTGCGGAGGTGGGTATGA
- a CDS encoding radical SAM protein, producing MKRVLLISPLAPTSLMGGKDFFFRLPNLGMLRVASLTPSDWELKMVDEKVEPLQLDQLEADIVGITAMTPTVKRAYEIAAHFRARGIKVIMGGMHVTQLPEEAMAHCDSVIVGEAELLWPQALRDFEQGALKPLYRHENGLPSLLHLPPLDRELFRKKNYLPVHFVETTRGCPLDCEFCAVTTSFGGAYRTRTLDEVMDEVRALRWFEGGPLTLKNLILFVDDNIVANRTYARELFTRLADLKWRWFAQTSMNIAKDTELLRLCQRSGCMGFFMGFETLSQDTLNAIGKKVNHPEFYREAVQKIHDHGIGIDASFVFGFDTDELSVMDRTLEFVLANKIEIAHFSILTPYPGTRVFKRFKEQGRLLTEDWNYYDGGRVVYRPKNFTTDQLQEGYYRTLQACYGPSGIFKRLWGTSSFWRFFLPMNMAFQGGVNKLASNWRKGAMRLPESSLS from the coding sequence ATGAAACGTGTTCTCCTCATTTCTCCGCTCGCCCCCACCAGCCTGATGGGCGGCAAGGATTTTTTCTTTCGCCTGCCGAACCTCGGCATGCTCCGCGTCGCCTCCCTCACGCCGTCCGATTGGGAGTTGAAGATGGTGGATGAAAAAGTCGAACCGCTCCAGCTCGATCAGCTTGAGGCGGACATCGTCGGAATCACCGCCATGACCCCCACCGTCAAGCGGGCCTATGAGATTGCGGCCCACTTTCGCGCGCGCGGCATCAAGGTCATCATGGGCGGTATGCACGTCACCCAGTTGCCCGAGGAAGCCATGGCCCATTGCGACAGCGTCATCGTGGGCGAGGCCGAACTTCTGTGGCCGCAGGCCCTGCGCGATTTCGAGCAGGGCGCTCTCAAACCCCTTTACCGGCACGAAAACGGTCTACCCTCCCTCCTGCATCTGCCGCCGCTGGACCGCGAGCTGTTCCGCAAGAAAAACTATCTCCCGGTACACTTCGTCGAGACCACACGTGGTTGCCCGCTCGATTGCGAGTTCTGCGCCGTGACCACTTCCTTCGGTGGTGCCTACCGCACCCGCACCCTCGATGAAGTCATGGATGAGGTGCGCGCTCTCCGTTGGTTCGAGGGCGGGCCGCTCACGCTCAAGAACCTCATCCTGTTCGTGGATGACAACATCGTCGCCAACCGCACCTATGCCCGCGAACTGTTCACCCGCCTGGCCGATTTGAAGTGGCGCTGGTTCGCCCAGACCTCCATGAACATCGCCAAGGACACCGAACTCCTGCGCCTCTGCCAGCGCAGCGGCTGCATGGGCTTTTTCATGGGCTTTGAAACCCTCTCCCAGGATACCCTCAACGCCATCGGCAAAAAGGTCAACCATCCCGAATTCTACCGCGAGGCCGTCCAAAAAATCCATGACCACGGTATCGGCATTGATGCCTCCTTCGTGTTCGGCTTCGACACCGATGAACTCAGCGTCATGGACCGCACTCTGGAATTTGTCCTGGCCAACAAAATTGAGATCGCTCATTTCTCCATCCTCACCCCGTATCCCGGCACCCGCGTCTTCAAGCGGTTCAAGGAACAGGGCCGCCTGCTTACCGAGGATTGGAACTATTACGATGGCGGGCGCGTCGTCTATCGCCCGAAGAATTTCACGACCGACCAGTTGCAGGAGGGCTACTATCGTACGCTCCAAGCCTGTTACGGTCCCTCCGGAATTTTCAAGCGCCTGTGGGGCACCTCCTCCTTCTGGCGTTTCTTCCTGCCCATGAACATGGCGTTCCAGGGCGGGGTCAACAAGCTTGCCAGCAACTGGCGCAAAGGCGCCATGCGCCTGCCTGAATCCTCGTTATCCTAG
- a CDS encoding lipid biosynthesis B12-binding/radical SAM protein yields MAHINSALRQAGYETRWLDLLMEGESLEEVLRTYRPDFIGVSLRNIDDVVIRKQEIYFGPLISISQTVRRVHPCPIILGGSGFSIFPERLLQFGEADFGIQGEGESSLLALLAALRNGGHYQDIPGLVYWRDTQVVANAPRRAAIECQLSPEDRPAAVRAHYLGASGMLNLQTQRGCAHLCCYCTYPVIEGRAHRRRPPEVVAEEMAQLQAQGVRYVFIVDSIFNSSARHVSDICEAILRRNVQMRWGCFLRPQGLTPDLMKLMARAGLVHIEYGSDSFCDSVLEAYGKRLTFADILHASELAWACKVDYCHFLICGGPGETMETLDEAFQNSLRLPNPVIMAVVGMRLYPGTPLHQRAICEGRVTAETDLLKPCYYLAPDLTADQIFDKMRTFTTRSPSWIPGDPQAGYTQLVERLRKRGVTGPLWSYFAALQRIMPQPVPIHHA; encoded by the coding sequence TTGGCCCACATCAATTCCGCTTTGCGCCAGGCCGGCTACGAAACCCGCTGGCTTGATCTGCTCATGGAGGGCGAATCTCTGGAAGAGGTTCTCCGCACCTATCGCCCCGACTTCATCGGCGTTTCCCTGCGCAATATTGACGATGTCGTCATTCGCAAGCAGGAGATCTATTTCGGCCCCCTGATTTCCATCAGCCAGACAGTGCGGCGTGTGCATCCGTGCCCCATTATTCTTGGTGGCAGCGGCTTTTCCATCTTCCCCGAGCGCCTCTTGCAATTCGGCGAGGCCGATTTCGGCATCCAGGGCGAAGGCGAATCCAGCCTGCTGGCCCTGTTGGCTGCGCTGCGCAACGGCGGTCATTACCAGGATATTCCCGGCCTCGTCTATTGGCGCGATACCCAGGTTGTTGCCAACGCGCCCCGACGCGCCGCGATTGAATGCCAGTTGAGCCCCGAAGACCGTCCCGCCGCCGTGCGCGCCCATTATCTGGGGGCCAGCGGCATGTTGAACCTCCAGACCCAGCGGGGCTGCGCCCATCTCTGTTGCTATTGCACCTATCCCGTCATCGAGGGGCGTGCCCATCGCCGCCGTCCCCCCGAGGTTGTGGCGGAGGAAATGGCCCAACTCCAAGCCCAGGGAGTCCGCTACGTCTTCATTGTGGATTCCATTTTCAACTCCTCCGCGCGCCACGTGAGCGACATCTGCGAGGCGATTCTCCGTCGCAACGTGCAAATGCGCTGGGGTTGCTTCCTGCGTCCGCAGGGTCTCACGCCGGACCTGATGAAATTGATGGCCCGCGCCGGCCTCGTGCATATTGAATATGGCTCGGACAGCTTCTGCGATTCCGTGCTCGAAGCCTACGGCAAACGCCTCACCTTTGCGGACATCCTCCACGCCAGCGAACTGGCATGGGCATGCAAGGTGGATTACTGCCATTTCCTGATCTGCGGCGGTCCCGGCGAGACCATGGAGACGCTGGATGAAGCCTTCCAGAATTCCCTGCGCCTCCCCAATCCCGTCATCATGGCCGTCGTCGGCATGCGGCTGTATCCCGGCACCCCGCTGCACCAGCGCGCCATCTGCGAGGGGCGCGTCACCGCCGAAACCGATTTGCTCAAGCCCTGCTATTATCTCGCCCCCGACCTGACCGCCGACCAGATTTTTGATAAAATGCGGACGTTCACCACGCGTTCCCCCAGTTGGATTCCGGGTGATCCCCAGGCCGGTTACACCCAACTGGTCGAGCGCCTGCGCAAACGCGGCGTCACCGGTCCCCTCTGGAGCTATTTCGCCGCGCTGCAGCGCATCATGCCGCAGCCCGTCCCCATCCACCACGCATGA
- a CDS encoding non-reducing end alpha-L-arabinofuranosidase family hydrolase, whose protein sequence is MKSLVRWLLVLLLGGAGVEARAGSVDESNPLANGRFRWQASDPLIDVGPGRQADDPQVSIKDPTVLFHEGRWHVFATVRMKSGKVDMQYLNFADWSQANQAERHALNLHDQYHCAPHVFYFTPQRKWYLVYQLADKTRTPPFGPCFSTTDTLTDPRSWSRQQAMVTNAPAKPKWLDFWVICDATKAHLFYTSLDGRMWRRETRKADFPFGWSEPQLALQGDIFEASHTYKLKGLNQYLTVVEAQGGGGRYYKAYLADRLEGPWKGIADSWAKPFASRNNVTQTTPWTASISHGELIRTGVDETMEVDPANLRFVFQGVSDEGYKGKGYGGIPWRLGILEPKKQD, encoded by the coding sequence ATGAAATCCTTAGTGCGATGGCTTTTGGTGCTGCTGCTTGGCGGGGCGGGTGTTGAGGCGCGGGCCGGCAGTGTTGATGAATCCAATCCTTTGGCGAACGGACGTTTCCGGTGGCAAGCCTCGGACCCGTTGATTGATGTCGGCCCCGGACGCCAGGCCGATGATCCCCAGGTTTCCATCAAGGACCCCACCGTCCTGTTCCATGAGGGGCGCTGGCACGTGTTCGCCACCGTCCGCATGAAGTCCGGCAAGGTGGACATGCAATACCTCAACTTTGCGGATTGGTCGCAGGCCAACCAGGCGGAACGTCACGCGCTGAATCTGCATGACCAATATCATTGCGCGCCGCACGTGTTTTATTTCACCCCGCAGCGGAAATGGTATCTGGTGTATCAACTGGCCGATAAAACCCGCACCCCGCCTTTTGGCCCGTGCTTTTCCACGACGGACACTCTCACGGATCCCCGGTCCTGGAGCCGCCAGCAGGCGATGGTCACCAACGCGCCCGCCAAACCCAAGTGGCTGGATTTTTGGGTGATCTGCGACGCGACCAAGGCCCACCTGTTCTACACTTCGCTGGATGGCCGGATGTGGCGGCGCGAAACCCGTAAGGCCGACTTCCCATTTGGCTGGTCCGAGCCCCAACTGGCGTTGCAGGGCGACATTTTCGAGGCCTCGCACACCTACAAGCTCAAGGGGCTGAACCAATACCTGACCGTGGTCGAGGCGCAAGGCGGCGGCGGGCGCTACTACAAGGCTTACCTGGCCGACCGCCTGGAAGGCCCCTGGAAGGGAATTGCCGACAGTTGGGCTAAGCCTTTCGCCAGCCGCAACAACGTGACGCAAACCACCCCATGGACCGCCAGCATCAGCCACGGCGAACTCATCCGCACCGGCGTGGATGAAACCATGGAGGTGGACCCCGCCAACCTGAGGTTTGTTTTCCAAGGCGTCAGCGACGAGGGATACAAGGGCAAAGGCTACGGCGGCATTCCCTGGCGGTTGGGCATCCTGGAGCCCAAGAAACAGGATTAA
- a CDS encoding fibronectin type III domain-containing protein translates to MKLKPQILTAVASLCILLPGMTLAGSVSLANTTIFGSNVYVFDASMPAVDIQNTASSIFVKMEANQFGSERYALLFKPGEYNVNFNVGFYTHVAGLGQTPDDVHIKGGVNVNAQWMPNANATCNFWRTLENFAVTPSATKNITRIAVSQAAPLRRLHVKGELHLFAFDSKWNAGWASGGFLADSIVDGKVVPASQQQWLSRNSKWSNWGNAVWNMVFVGCLNTPEGSFPKPAYTVIDQTPIIREKPYLYLDKSGSYGVFVPALQVNAKGVSWAAGPTPGTSIPISQFHIAQPATATAANLNVALAAGKHILFTPGAYAFEDTLRVTKPNTIILGLGVPSLVETSGLPAISVADVDGVTIAGLTLEAGAVNSASILEVGPKGSTADHSANPTFLYDLTVRTGGATAGKNDVGILINSHHVVADQVWIWRADHGAGAAWATNPTKNGLLVNGNNVTVYGLFNEHHNQYQTLWNGNGGRVYFYQSEIPYDVPDQASWMNGTINGYASYKVADTVTSHEAWGLGVYSYFRDAAVKLNSAIEAPAAKGVRFHNLTTIWLNGKDGSEITHIINNAGGRVYGSKPAEAFRQTLNEFGGTEAR, encoded by the coding sequence ATGAAACTCAAACCTCAAATACTGACCGCCGTAGCCAGCCTGTGCATCCTTCTGCCGGGGATGACTCTCGCTGGCTCGGTTTCCTTGGCAAACACGACCATCTTTGGTTCGAACGTCTATGTCTTCGATGCCAGCATGCCAGCCGTGGATATTCAGAATACCGCCTCCTCCATCTTCGTGAAGATGGAGGCCAACCAGTTCGGCTCTGAGCGCTATGCGTTGCTCTTCAAACCGGGCGAGTACAACGTCAACTTCAACGTCGGTTTCTATACACATGTGGCCGGTTTGGGGCAGACTCCTGATGATGTGCATATCAAGGGTGGCGTGAACGTGAACGCCCAGTGGATGCCCAACGCCAATGCGACGTGTAATTTCTGGCGGACGCTCGAGAATTTCGCCGTCACCCCGTCGGCCACCAAAAATATTACACGCATCGCCGTCTCGCAGGCTGCGCCGTTGCGGCGATTGCACGTCAAGGGAGAGTTGCATCTGTTCGCATTCGACTCAAAGTGGAATGCGGGTTGGGCCAGCGGCGGTTTCCTGGCCGACTCGATCGTGGACGGCAAGGTCGTCCCCGCCTCGCAGCAGCAATGGCTGTCGCGCAACAGTAAGTGGTCGAATTGGGGCAATGCCGTATGGAACATGGTCTTCGTGGGCTGCCTCAACACACCGGAAGGATCGTTCCCGAAACCGGCCTACACGGTGATCGACCAGACCCCTATCATTCGCGAGAAGCCCTACCTGTATCTTGACAAGTCCGGCAGTTATGGTGTTTTCGTGCCGGCATTGCAGGTCAATGCCAAAGGCGTCAGTTGGGCGGCCGGTCCCACGCCGGGCACCTCCATCCCCATCTCCCAATTCCATATCGCCCAGCCCGCTACTGCGACCGCCGCGAACCTCAACGTCGCCTTGGCTGCCGGTAAGCACATTCTGTTCACGCCGGGTGCCTATGCGTTTGAAGATACGCTGCGGGTTACCAAACCCAACACCATCATTCTCGGCCTCGGGGTGCCCTCGCTGGTCGAGACCAGCGGCCTGCCGGCTATTTCGGTGGCGGATGTGGATGGCGTGACGATTGCTGGTCTGACGCTCGAAGCTGGTGCGGTCAATTCCGCCAGCATCCTCGAAGTCGGTCCCAAGGGCAGCACCGCCGATCATTCCGCCAATCCCACCTTCCTCTACGACCTTACGGTGCGTACCGGTGGCGCGACTGCGGGCAAGAACGACGTGGGTATCCTGATTAACAGCCATCACGTCGTGGCGGACCAAGTCTGGATCTGGCGCGCCGACCACGGTGCAGGCGCTGCGTGGGCCACCAACCCAACGAAGAATGGCCTGCTCGTCAATGGCAACAACGTGACCGTTTACGGCCTGTTCAATGAGCACCACAATCAGTATCAGACGCTGTGGAACGGGAACGGTGGTCGCGTCTATTTCTACCAATCGGAGATTCCCTATGACGTGCCCGACCAGGCGTCCTGGATGAACGGCACGATCAATGGCTACGCATCGTACAAGGTCGCTGATACCGTGACTAGCCACGAGGCGTGGGGTCTCGGCGTGTATAGCTACTTCCGCGATGCCGCCGTCAAGCTCAACAGCGCCATCGAGGCGCCCGCCGCCAAGGGAGTCAGGTTCCATAACCTGACGACCATTTGGCTCAACGGCAAAGACGGCAGCGAGATTACCCATATTATCAACAACGCTGGTGGCCGCGTGTATGGGAGCAAGCCTGCCGAAGCTTTCCGCCAAACGCTGAATGAATTCGGGGGCACCGAGGCACGTTGA